Proteins encoded within one genomic window of Mycolicibacterium monacense:
- a CDS encoding zinc-dependent alcohol dehydrogenase, producing MRALCWNGVNKLSVETVDDPEILNPHDVILKVTLTTTCGSDLHFIDGYLPGMREGDIFGHEFMGEIVETGREVRDVKVGDRVVVPSFIGCDRCWYCEHDLYSCCDTTNPNAELQQPLLGYPSGGIYGYTHPFGGYAGSHAQFVRVPFGDTNCFPIPGDITDEQALFLSDAVPTGFMGADFCDVNGGDTVAVWGAGGVGLMAAKSALLLGAERAIVIDRIPERLSLAGEFGLETIDYGAADSVQESLREMTGGRGPDACIDAVGMEGHSTGLQQVYDRAKQLLRLETDRASALRQAILACRKGGVVSVLGVYGLTDKFPMGVVTNKGLTLRSAQQHGQRYMARLFDYVEQGDLDPAKLITHDLPLEQGVRAYDMFKNKQDNCIRVALRP from the coding sequence ATGCGCGCACTGTGCTGGAACGGCGTCAACAAGCTGTCCGTCGAGACGGTCGACGATCCCGAGATCCTCAACCCGCACGACGTCATCCTCAAGGTCACGCTGACCACCACCTGCGGATCCGATCTGCACTTCATCGACGGTTATCTGCCTGGCATGCGGGAAGGTGACATCTTCGGGCACGAATTCATGGGTGAGATCGTCGAAACCGGCCGCGAGGTCCGCGACGTCAAGGTCGGCGACCGCGTCGTCGTCCCGTCGTTCATCGGGTGCGACCGGTGCTGGTACTGCGAGCACGACCTGTACTCGTGCTGTGACACCACCAACCCGAATGCCGAACTGCAGCAACCACTCCTGGGCTACCCGTCCGGCGGGATCTACGGATACACCCACCCGTTCGGCGGCTACGCCGGATCGCACGCCCAGTTCGTGCGGGTGCCGTTCGGCGATACGAACTGTTTCCCGATCCCCGGCGACATCACCGACGAACAGGCGCTGTTCCTGTCCGACGCCGTGCCGACCGGGTTCATGGGCGCGGACTTCTGCGACGTCAACGGCGGCGACACCGTGGCGGTCTGGGGCGCCGGGGGAGTGGGCCTGATGGCGGCCAAGAGCGCATTGCTGCTCGGCGCCGAACGCGCCATCGTCATCGACCGTATCCCCGAACGCCTCTCGCTGGCAGGCGAATTCGGGCTGGAGACCATCGACTACGGCGCGGCGGACAGCGTGCAGGAGTCGCTGCGCGAGATGACCGGCGGGCGCGGGCCGGACGCCTGCATCGATGCGGTCGGCATGGAGGGCCACAGCACCGGACTGCAACAGGTCTACGACCGGGCCAAGCAGCTGCTGCGGCTGGAGACCGACCGGGCGAGCGCACTGCGCCAGGCGATCCTCGCGTGCCGCAAGGGCGGAGTGGTGTCGGTGCTCGGCGTCTACGGGTTGACCGACAAGTTCCCGATGGGCGTGGTGACCAACAAGGGGTTGACGCTCAGATCGGCTCAACAGCACGGTCAGCGGTACATGGCGCGTCTGTTCGACTACGTCGAGCAGGGCGACCTCGACCCGGCGAAGCTGATCACCCACGATCTACCGCTCGAACAGGGTGTGCGCGCCTACGACATGTTCAAGAACAAGCAGGACAACTGCATCCGCGTGGCACTGCGTCCCTAG
- a CDS encoding DsbA family protein translates to MRTAILFVATLLLFTVGCSREVTGTARQDPNQPRAAVTEDGYGILVGDPEAAAQIEVFTEPQCPHCAALQADFGSELASYVSLGQLAVTYRPVTFLDQNGDHSARVSNAMFAAADASPRAVAFQAFVEELWAHQQPGGSGPTDAEMADMAQNSGIPAPGVAAVAGGGEAVDTRDMSDLNVELLAEINIYGIGTPTVYDLVNDEVLDINDDNWLSKLISTI, encoded by the coding sequence GTGCGCACAGCGATCCTGTTCGTCGCGACACTGTTGCTGTTCACCGTCGGGTGTTCGCGGGAGGTCACCGGAACCGCCCGCCAGGATCCGAACCAGCCGCGCGCCGCGGTGACCGAGGACGGCTACGGCATCCTCGTCGGCGATCCCGAGGCCGCGGCGCAGATCGAGGTGTTCACCGAACCGCAGTGTCCACACTGCGCCGCCCTGCAGGCCGACTTCGGCAGCGAGCTGGCCAGTTACGTCAGCCTCGGACAGTTGGCGGTGACCTATCGGCCGGTGACGTTCCTCGACCAGAACGGCGACCACTCGGCGCGGGTGAGCAACGCGATGTTCGCCGCCGCCGACGCATCGCCGCGGGCGGTGGCCTTCCAGGCGTTCGTCGAGGAGTTGTGGGCGCATCAGCAGCCCGGCGGTTCGGGACCGACCGACGCCGAGATGGCCGATATGGCCCAGAACAGCGGTATCCCCGCACCCGGCGTCGCGGCCGTCGCGGGCGGCGGCGAGGCGGTCGACACCCGGGACATGTCCGACCTCAACGTCGAACTCCTAGCGGAGATCAACATCTACGGGATCGGCACGCCGACGGTCTACGACCTGGTCAACGACGAAGTGCTCGACATCAACGACGACAACTGGCTGTCGAAGCTCATCTCGACGATCTAG
- a CDS encoding DUF3592 domain-containing protein, with protein sequence MRLAERVAAVRRVVIPHLWGDGDETRAERIIRRVRIGIILAACLVTLQSALMVIGAWRNDRQIERHMGVAEATVLSAGPRRSTIEFVTPDRITYRPELGVLYPSELETGMRIYVEYDRNNPDLVRVRDRDASLAIIPAGSIAVVGWLVAGGALIGLAVLQKRLAREPVPS encoded by the coding sequence GTGAGGCTGGCCGAACGGGTGGCCGCCGTCCGCCGCGTGGTCATCCCGCATCTGTGGGGCGACGGGGACGAGACCCGCGCCGAGCGGATCATCCGGCGGGTGCGCATCGGCATCATCCTCGCGGCGTGCCTGGTGACGCTGCAGTCGGCGCTGATGGTGATCGGCGCCTGGCGGAACGACCGCCAGATCGAACGCCACATGGGCGTCGCCGAGGCGACGGTGCTCAGCGCCGGGCCGCGCCGGTCGACCATCGAGTTCGTCACCCCCGACCGCATCACCTACCGTCCCGAACTCGGCGTGCTGTACCCGTCGGAGTTGGAGACGGGGATGCGCATCTACGTCGAATACGACCGCAACAACCCGGATCTCGTGCGGGTGCGCGACCGTGACGCGTCATTGGCGATCATCCCGGCCGGATCGATCGCCGTCGTCGGCTGGCTGGTCGCCGGTGGTGCGCTGATCGGTCTGGCCGTACTGCAGAAGCGGCTGGCCCGGGAGCCTGTCCCGTCCTGA
- a CDS encoding M14 family zinc carboxypeptidase: MVDRLADLALYYRELCRPVHLTASPVGAPGVAPNGFPITAVALTDRTVTSRKIPALFIGGVHAREWVPPDALLSFAEKLVEAKTLARDIVYPRFESGGVPYENPSNAAHDKAPYVVAAADVAAILRRFDIIVLPLVNPDGRWVSVTAPKENAENRLWRKNRRSAVAGSCLGVDINRNYDIAWDFQRYYDTAAASRVKASTKPCAGTFHGPSPLSEPETRNVANLIDAEKVEVFVDVHMTGRSVSFPWGMETNQSTERAMSFGNTAFDGKRDGVAATATRYGEFVDNDLNNLLADLGLAMAKEIVDSAGASPVARRRSTYAVSQSAGMEGDGETYTGVADDYAFSRQFAAGVDRRCVAFTIECGLTKSQNPDNPDEDEGGFQPNYTDVYPKIEREVHAGLFGLLKHGSWSAWHQP; encoded by the coding sequence GTGGTCGACCGACTCGCCGACCTTGCGCTGTACTACCGAGAGCTGTGTCGGCCGGTGCACCTCACCGCATCACCGGTCGGCGCTCCCGGGGTGGCGCCGAACGGTTTTCCGATCACAGCTGTCGCCCTGACCGACCGGACGGTGACGTCGCGCAAGATTCCCGCGTTGTTCATCGGTGGCGTGCACGCCAGGGAGTGGGTTCCGCCCGACGCGCTACTCAGTTTCGCGGAGAAATTGGTCGAGGCGAAGACACTCGCCAGGGACATCGTCTATCCGCGATTCGAGAGTGGCGGTGTGCCGTACGAGAATCCGAGCAACGCAGCGCACGACAAGGCGCCCTATGTCGTCGCGGCCGCAGATGTGGCCGCGATACTCCGACGCTTCGACATCATCGTCCTTCCCCTGGTGAACCCCGACGGCCGGTGGGTCTCGGTCACCGCGCCGAAGGAGAACGCCGAGAACCGCCTGTGGCGCAAGAACCGCCGTAGCGCGGTGGCAGGGTCATGCCTCGGTGTGGACATCAACCGGAATTACGACATCGCCTGGGACTTCCAGAGGTACTACGACACCGCCGCCGCAAGTCGCGTCAAGGCGTCTACGAAACCGTGTGCGGGCACGTTTCACGGACCGAGTCCGCTTTCCGAACCCGAGACCCGCAACGTGGCGAATCTGATCGATGCCGAGAAGGTGGAGGTCTTCGTCGACGTGCACATGACCGGGCGCAGTGTCAGCTTCCCGTGGGGTATGGAGACGAACCAGAGCACCGAACGCGCAATGTCATTCGGCAACACCGCGTTCGACGGGAAGCGTGACGGCGTGGCCGCCACCGCGACACGCTACGGCGAGTTCGTCGACAACGACCTGAACAACCTGCTCGCCGACCTCGGGCTCGCCATGGCCAAAGAGATCGTCGACTCGGCCGGTGCCTCGCCCGTCGCGCGCCGGCGCTCGACCTATGCGGTATCGCAGTCCGCCGGGATGGAGGGTGACGGCGAGACCTACACGGGCGTCGCGGATGACTATGCATTCAGCCGACAGTTCGCCGCAGGAGTGGACCGGCGCTGTGTGGCCTTCACCATCGAGTGCGGCTTGACGAAGAGTCAGAATCCCGACAACCCCGACGAGGACGAGGGCGGTTTCCAGCCGAATTACACCGACGTGTATCCCAAGATCGAACGCGAGGTGCACGCCGGGCTGTTCGGTTTGCTCAAGCATGGCTCGTGGAGCGCGTGGCATCAACCGTGA
- a CDS encoding SRPBCC family protein, whose protein sequence is MSILDSARDRATNLAAGVVSKVGDKTRDATHGQSVTITSSVVEVEELWRDAHRMSIVLGELGDVEYTGPDHYRWTLHAGPVETTWESRIHSIDGGLRFAGDDGNEIIVTFRPAPNHLGTEVTLKTKTPAPDLLSGALAFKLLYRCRALLQTGEVPTIRKNPSARPSAR, encoded by the coding sequence ATGTCGATTCTGGACTCGGCCAGAGACCGGGCCACCAACTTGGCCGCAGGCGTGGTCAGCAAGGTCGGCGACAAGACACGCGACGCGACGCACGGGCAGTCGGTGACCATCACCAGCAGCGTCGTCGAGGTCGAGGAGCTGTGGCGCGACGCGCACCGAATGTCGATCGTGCTCGGCGAACTCGGCGACGTGGAGTACACCGGACCCGACCACTACCGCTGGACACTGCACGCCGGCCCGGTCGAGACGACGTGGGAGTCCCGGATCCACAGCATCGACGGCGGGCTGCGGTTCGCCGGCGACGACGGAAACGAGATCATCGTCACCTTCCGGCCCGCGCCGAACCACCTCGGCACCGAGGTCACCCTGAAGACCAAGACCCCGGCGCCCGATCTGCTCTCCGGCGCGCTCGCGTTCAAACTGCTCTACCGCTGCCGCGCGTTGTTGCAGACCGGCGAGGTCCCCACCATCCGTAAGAACCCCAGCGCGCGTCCCTCCGCGCGGTAA
- a CDS encoding DUF6603 domain-containing protein, whose product MASTVIHYIAITGSPSSQRLMNQPGLYLVATTPAPSGGWMILAYADEVARQALTQNGFRFETLEDDRASDARFAMSASQVLGGPPVPEAVRSDIAVELLLRALDYLRGRLNRVVLEIMQSADVLAAQLALPVDEAAYDALIAAIDRFSTAVDVGFEPRTIDFTKAASASLAGVVSAAKTAVGLEGLRKIVRRVLDAGSVSGEFADLLGLAGSQASVVTGASSVELKVAAGDVSLLGIVSVGEVALAGDFRYSGAPQLGLTLRLQDLRMVDSAAGSLTAALGLADATGSVSLRIDTADGFTVNGGARGERISLVPPKSKGPVRITSLMLDVVPTGTRLFVALTSSVQGSIGSPLTLTAKNLGVRFEIDPLGDRLVREASLKTPDGFGIALDAGPVRGGGFLERVPVPGHPDWTRYSGALALRIGPVAVTGFAVLTDRPDGFSFAVSISVQISPPVELGLLFTLNGVGGIVGANVSADTRALAAGVGDGTISRLLFPDDPARAAPAILETLATVFPVHEGGFVIGPMVKLGWGRPVSFVTAEVALILSLPDPKILVLGRLRIAIPADFAPIIDLKAEIYGEFSGDRVLILASLIDSRIGFFTVAGQFGMLLRLGADPTFVLSAGGFHPRYQPPGELANLRRISAEISPPAFHLRLEAYAAITTNTVQFGGALDVRYGIDGTGVYGTAALDALIQFDPFGFQADLMAGVSVRVLDITLLAITLRLHLEGPAPWKAWGTGEVVLPWPLPDISIDVGPVTWGGKQPAPAPVVSARSMVVDALSRPQAWSATTAAGQYGVALAAADPGAGILIDPWSQLSATQSAVPLDVDIVRIGASRLADGERRVVLGPVTIAQQLALGYSAETATLTGEFASGQYLDLSDDDVLRRPSFENMPAGIQIDPRDADLVPGVVWVQPHYVTSFPHHDTGGFLDSVEAAAVSGLAVAATAAGSSVARTRYATAGSDLSIAHPGQMVVVSANTLQAVPGGPATAMTFTLAEQQLTALGATAVQLMALGGAG is encoded by the coding sequence GTGGCATCAACCGTGATCCACTACATCGCGATCACCGGGTCGCCGTCCAGTCAGCGGCTGATGAATCAGCCGGGGCTCTACCTCGTCGCCACCACACCGGCGCCGTCGGGCGGCTGGATGATCCTGGCCTATGCCGACGAGGTGGCTCGACAAGCCCTGACACAGAACGGATTCCGATTCGAGACGCTGGAGGACGATCGGGCTAGTGACGCGCGATTCGCGATGTCGGCCAGCCAGGTGCTCGGCGGTCCGCCCGTGCCTGAGGCGGTGCGCAGCGACATCGCGGTCGAGCTACTGCTGCGCGCGCTCGACTACCTGCGGGGACGGCTCAACCGGGTGGTGCTGGAGATCATGCAGTCGGCCGACGTGCTGGCCGCGCAGCTCGCCCTCCCGGTCGATGAGGCAGCCTACGACGCGCTGATCGCGGCCATCGACCGGTTCTCCACCGCCGTCGACGTCGGATTCGAGCCGCGCACAATTGATTTCACCAAGGCGGCGTCGGCCTCACTGGCCGGTGTCGTCTCGGCCGCCAAGACTGCGGTGGGCCTCGAGGGCCTGCGCAAGATCGTGCGCCGCGTCCTGGACGCCGGTTCGGTGAGCGGGGAGTTCGCGGATCTGCTCGGGCTGGCCGGCTCGCAGGCCTCCGTGGTGACCGGTGCTTCATCGGTCGAGCTGAAGGTGGCCGCCGGCGATGTCTCGCTGCTCGGGATCGTCTCGGTCGGTGAGGTCGCGCTCGCCGGGGACTTCCGCTACAGCGGCGCACCGCAACTCGGATTGACCCTGCGGCTGCAGGACCTGCGGATGGTCGACTCCGCAGCCGGGTCCCTGACCGCCGCGCTGGGGCTGGCCGACGCGACCGGCAGCGTTTCGCTGCGCATCGACACGGCAGACGGTTTCACGGTCAACGGCGGGGCCCGCGGAGAGCGCATCTCACTGGTGCCGCCCAAATCGAAGGGTCCGGTCCGCATCACCAGCCTCATGCTGGACGTCGTGCCCACCGGGACCCGACTGTTCGTCGCGCTCACCAGTTCGGTGCAGGGCAGCATCGGTTCGCCGCTGACCCTGACCGCGAAGAACCTCGGGGTGCGATTCGAAATCGACCCGCTCGGAGACCGGCTCGTGCGTGAGGCGTCTCTGAAGACGCCCGACGGCTTCGGGATCGCGCTCGACGCCGGTCCGGTTCGCGGCGGCGGATTCCTCGAACGCGTTCCGGTGCCCGGCCACCCCGACTGGACGCGGTACTCCGGAGCGTTGGCGCTACGGATCGGACCGGTCGCGGTCACCGGCTTCGCCGTGCTGACCGATCGGCCCGACGGCTTCTCGTTCGCGGTGTCGATCTCGGTGCAGATCTCCCCGCCCGTCGAACTCGGTCTGCTGTTCACTCTCAACGGTGTCGGCGGCATCGTCGGCGCCAACGTGAGTGCGGACACCCGTGCGCTGGCTGCCGGGGTCGGTGACGGGACGATCAGCAGGTTGTTGTTCCCGGACGACCCGGCCCGCGCCGCCCCCGCCATCCTCGAAACGCTGGCCACGGTTTTCCCCGTTCACGAGGGCGGTTTCGTGATCGGCCCGATGGTCAAGCTCGGCTGGGGCAGGCCCGTCTCGTTCGTCACCGCCGAGGTGGCGCTGATCCTGTCCCTGCCGGATCCGAAGATCCTCGTCCTCGGCCGCCTACGCATCGCGATCCCGGCCGACTTCGCGCCGATCATCGACCTCAAGGCCGAGATCTATGGGGAGTTCAGCGGCGACCGCGTGCTCATACTCGCCTCGTTGATCGACTCGCGGATAGGGTTCTTCACCGTCGCAGGGCAATTCGGCATGCTGCTGCGGTTGGGGGCCGATCCCACCTTCGTGCTGTCGGCCGGCGGTTTTCATCCCCGCTATCAACCGCCCGGTGAACTCGCCAACCTGCGGCGCATCAGCGCCGAGATCTCGCCGCCGGCCTTTCATCTGCGGCTCGAGGCGTATGCCGCGATCACCACCAACACGGTCCAGTTCGGCGGCGCGCTGGACGTCCGCTACGGAATCGACGGCACCGGTGTGTACGGCACGGCCGCTCTCGACGCGCTGATCCAGTTCGATCCATTCGGCTTCCAGGCGGACCTGATGGCGGGCGTGTCGGTCCGCGTCCTCGACATCACATTGCTCGCGATCACCCTACGCCTGCACCTGGAAGGTCCGGCTCCGTGGAAAGCCTGGGGGACAGGCGAAGTGGTGCTGCCGTGGCCGCTGCCCGACATCTCGATCGACGTCGGCCCGGTCACCTGGGGTGGCAAACAGCCCGCGCCGGCGCCGGTGGTCTCCGCCCGGTCGATGGTTGTCGACGCGCTGTCCCGGCCGCAGGCGTGGAGCGCCACCACCGCGGCCGGGCAGTACGGCGTCGCGCTGGCCGCCGCGGACCCTGGCGCGGGCATCCTCATCGACCCATGGTCACAGTTGTCGGCGACGCAGAGCGCGGTACCGCTGGACGTCGACATCGTCCGTATCGGCGCCAGCCGTCTCGCAGACGGCGAGCGGCGCGTCGTGCTGGGACCTGTGACCATCGCCCAGCAGCTGGCGCTCGGCTATAGCGCGGAAACCGCCACGCTCACCGGTGAATTCGCCTCCGGCCAGTATCTGGACCTGTCCGATGACGACGTGCTGCGCCGACCGTCGTTCGAGAACATGCCCGCCGGGATCCAGATCGACCCGCGCGATGCCGATCTGGTGCCCGGCGTCGTCTGGGTTCAGCCGCACTACGTCACCTCGTTCCCACACCACGACACCGGCGGATTCCTGGACTCCGTCGAGGCCGCCGCGGTCAGCGGGCTCGCCGTCGCGGCGACAGCGGCGGGCAGCAGCGTCGCCCGCACCCGGTACGCCACCGCGGGCAGTGACCTCTCCATCGCCCACCCGGGGCAGATGGTCGTGGTATCGGCGAACACGCTGCAAGCCGTTCCCGGCGGACCGGCCACCGCCATGACGTTCACGCTCGCCGAACAGCAACTCACCGCACTCGGCGCCACCGCGGTGCAACTGATGGCGCTGGGCGGTGCGGGGTGA